One window of the Nocardia huaxiensis genome contains the following:
- the dinB gene encoding DNA polymerase IV, whose protein sequence is MFVSGGEVLGRDRPQRAAILHADLDSFYASVEQRDNPRLRGRPVIVGGGVVLAASYEAKAFGVRTPMNAGQALRLCPQAIVVPPRMSAYSEASKAVFEIFRDTTPEVEGISIDEAFLDVGGLWRIAGAPVDIAHRLRERVRAEVGLPISVGVARTKFLAKVASAVSKPDGLLEVPPDGELAFLHPLPVERLWGVGAVTARELRERGITTVGQLAEMGEGPLRAALGPAAGRHLYALSWARDPRRVDTGVRRRSIGAQRALGRRTRTDAEIEAYLHGLADRLGHRLRRARRVCRTVVLRMRFDDFGRATRSHTLPEATNSGETLLRAARTLLAEALPMIHERGLTLIGLALTNLDDADTMQLTLPLQPRAESTLDSTLDALRDRFGAGTVTRAALLGRGEGISVPILPD, encoded by the coding sequence ATGTTCGTGTCCGGAGGTGAGGTGCTCGGTCGGGACCGCCCGCAGCGGGCGGCCATTCTGCATGCCGACCTGGACTCCTTCTACGCCTCGGTGGAACAGCGCGACAATCCGCGACTGCGCGGGCGACCGGTCATCGTCGGCGGCGGCGTGGTGCTGGCGGCCTCCTACGAGGCGAAAGCCTTCGGGGTGCGCACGCCGATGAACGCCGGCCAAGCCCTACGTCTGTGCCCGCAGGCGATCGTGGTGCCACCCCGCATGAGCGCCTATTCCGAAGCCAGCAAGGCGGTGTTCGAGATCTTCCGCGACACCACACCCGAGGTCGAGGGCATCTCGATCGACGAGGCTTTCCTCGACGTCGGCGGACTGTGGCGGATCGCCGGGGCGCCCGTGGACATCGCCCACCGCCTGCGTGAACGGGTGCGCGCGGAGGTCGGACTGCCCATCTCGGTCGGCGTCGCACGCACCAAGTTCCTCGCGAAGGTGGCCAGCGCGGTGTCCAAACCCGATGGGCTGCTGGAGGTTCCGCCCGACGGCGAACTGGCCTTCCTGCATCCGCTGCCCGTCGAGCGGCTGTGGGGCGTGGGCGCGGTGACCGCACGGGAATTGCGCGAACGCGGCATCACCACGGTCGGACAATTGGCCGAGATGGGTGAGGGCCCGCTGCGCGCCGCGCTCGGGCCCGCGGCGGGGCGGCACCTGTACGCCCTGTCCTGGGCGCGCGACCCACGGCGCGTGGACACCGGGGTGCGGCGGCGGTCCATCGGTGCGCAACGGGCGCTGGGGCGGCGCACCCGCACCGATGCGGAAATCGAGGCGTACCTGCACGGGCTCGCGGATCGACTCGGCCACCGCCTGCGCCGAGCGCGGCGCGTGTGCCGAACCGTGGTGCTGCGCATGCGATTCGATGATTTCGGGCGGGCGACACGATCACACACCCTGCCCGAGGCCACCAATAGCGGCGAGACCCTCCTGCGGGCCGCGCGCACGCTGCTGGCCGAGGCGCTGCCCATGATCCACGAGCGCGGGCTGACCTTGATCGGGCTCGCCCTGACCAATCTCGATGACGCCGACACCATGCAGCTCACCCTGCCGTTGCAGCCGCGCGCCGAATCCACGCTCGACTCGACGCTGGACGCCCTGCGTGATCGATTCGGCGCGGGAACCGTCACGCGCGCAGCACTTCTCGGCCGAGGCGAAGGGATTTCGGTGCCGATCCTGCCGGACTGA
- a CDS encoding serine hydrolase has translation MNADAMSLVRIGADLDAVTTIGHEDGPDAAGVDPRAVDAIWGAVQDWYRLGTTPAIQICLRRDGRILLNRAIGHGWGNGPKDGPDADKRLVTPDMPFCGFSTAKGVSATVLAMLIEQGAFALKDPVCEYIPEFAANGKERITIGDVLSHSAGVPFITPPYRGTELVLNEELAVQGLAALKPSWKPGRFRVYHALTSGLIQRLLVQRATGKRMRDHLREQVLDPLGFRWTNFGVRPEDVDEVVPSVKVGPGPSRVWRHLAGRALGGGLSGPTSAEDTRAFLTAELPSGNLVTTAAELSRFYAILARGGELDGVRIIRPDTLQTAVRPAPWIPGAAGRVSVAGFELGGRRSKFGRHTETHFGRSGLTTQYGWADPARGVSGAVLTSGKAQADLDRPWKLVAQISNSIDRKA, from the coding sequence ATGAACGCTGATGCGATGTCACTGGTGCGGATCGGCGCGGACCTGGACGCCGTGACCACGATCGGTCACGAAGACGGTCCGGATGCGGCAGGCGTGGACCCGCGCGCGGTGGACGCGATCTGGGGTGCTGTACAGGACTGGTATCGCCTGGGGACCACACCCGCTATCCAGATCTGCCTGCGGCGCGACGGGCGCATCCTGCTCAATCGGGCCATCGGCCACGGGTGGGGCAACGGTCCCAAGGACGGGCCCGACGCGGACAAGCGGCTCGTGACACCGGACATGCCGTTCTGTGGCTTCTCCACCGCCAAGGGCGTGTCCGCGACCGTGCTGGCCATGCTCATCGAGCAGGGCGCGTTCGCGCTGAAAGATCCGGTGTGCGAATACATTCCGGAGTTCGCGGCGAACGGCAAGGAACGCATCACCATCGGGGATGTGCTGTCGCATTCGGCCGGCGTGCCGTTCATCACCCCGCCCTACCGGGGGACCGAGCTGGTCCTGAACGAGGAACTGGCGGTGCAGGGGCTGGCCGCGCTGAAGCCGAGTTGGAAACCCGGGCGGTTCCGGGTCTATCACGCCTTGACCAGCGGGTTGATTCAGCGGCTGCTGGTGCAGCGGGCCACCGGGAAGCGGATGCGGGATCATCTGCGTGAGCAGGTGCTGGACCCATTGGGTTTCCGCTGGACCAATTTCGGGGTGCGGCCCGAGGACGTCGACGAGGTCGTGCCCAGCGTGAAGGTGGGCCCCGGCCCGTCCCGGGTGTGGCGGCATCTGGCCGGCCGGGCGCTCGGCGGCGGGTTGTCCGGGCCGACGTCCGCCGAGGACACGCGAGCGTTCCTCACCGCGGAACTGCCCTCCGGCAATCTGGTGACGACCGCGGCGGAACTGTCACGTTTCTACGCGATTCTCGCGCGCGGTGGCGAATTGGACGGTGTGCGCATCATCCGGCCGGATACCTTGCAGACGGCGGTGCGTCCGGCGCCGTGGATTCCCGGTGCGGCCGGTCGCGTGTCGGTGGCGGGCTTCGAATTGGGTGGCCGCCGTTCGAAATTCGGGCGGCATACCGAAACCCATTTCGGCCGTAGCGGATTGACCACGCAGTACGGGTGGGCGGATCCGGCGCGCGGCGTGTCCGGTGCGGTGCTCACCAGCGGTAAGGCGCAGGCCGATCTGGATCGGCCGTGGAAGCTGGTCGCGCAGATATCGAACTCGATCGACCGGAAAGCCTGA
- a CDS encoding site-specific integrase — MSETTESGGTVIAVPETVRTELRRGVRSVLVDSAALQLVRERFDGEQALSLRRYLEASQSANTLRAYRTDWIAWAAWCLAESRQALPADALDVAVYLAAAADARRDNGEWAFSAATLERKAAALAAVHAANGLPSPTRADVVRLTLRGIRRTRRTQPNRKRPVLLHTLDQLLAELPAPGWPTEPARRRDTLLLLVGFAGALRRSEIAALRITDVRVHTDHRTGEPVLLIHLPTTKTDPTGAAEQRVALPRGQRPHTCPVCAYADWIGLREAHASGLRLSAWLDANPPASQQLHRCHGFTHTALADNPDLPLFPAISRHGGIAATAMSGRAVAELVKRYAARAGLDPALFSGHSLRAGFATQAALGGASAREIMRQGRWSNPRTVHGYIRTANPLEDNAVTKLGL; from the coding sequence ATGTCCGAGACAACGGAATCCGGTGGCACGGTGATCGCGGTGCCGGAGACGGTCCGCACCGAGCTGCGCCGCGGTGTGCGCAGTGTGCTGGTGGATTCCGCTGCGCTGCAACTGGTCCGGGAGCGTTTCGACGGCGAGCAGGCGCTGTCGCTGCGCCGCTACCTCGAAGCCTCCCAGTCGGCGAACACGTTGCGCGCCTATCGCACCGACTGGATCGCCTGGGCGGCCTGGTGCCTCGCCGAGTCCCGGCAGGCTCTGCCCGCCGATGCCCTGGACGTGGCGGTCTATCTCGCCGCTGCCGCCGATGCTCGCCGCGACAATGGCGAATGGGCTTTCAGCGCAGCCACTCTCGAACGCAAGGCCGCCGCCCTGGCCGCCGTGCACGCCGCCAACGGCCTGCCCTCACCCACCCGCGCCGACGTCGTGCGCCTGACCCTGCGCGGTATCCGCCGCACCCGCCGCACACAGCCCAACCGCAAGCGCCCCGTACTGCTGCACACCCTCGACCAGCTGCTGGCCGAACTGCCCGCCCCCGGCTGGCCCACCGAACCCGCCCGCCGCCGCGACACCCTGCTGCTGCTCGTCGGATTCGCGGGAGCCTTGCGCCGCAGCGAGATCGCCGCCCTGCGCATCACCGATGTCCGCGTCCACACCGACCACCGGACCGGTGAACCCGTGTTGCTCATCCACCTGCCCACCACCAAGACCGACCCCACCGGCGCGGCCGAACAGCGGGTGGCTCTCCCGCGCGGCCAGCGACCGCACACCTGCCCCGTCTGCGCCTACGCCGACTGGATCGGACTGCGCGAGGCGCACGCGAGCGGCCTCCGCCTCTCCGCCTGGCTGGACGCCAATCCCCCTGCCTCGCAACAGCTTCACCGCTGCCACGGTTTCACGCACACCGCCCTCGCGGACAACCCCGACCTCCCCCTGTTCCCCGCCATCTCCCGCCACGGCGGCATTGCCGCCACCGCCATGTCCGGCCGCGCGGTCGCCGAACTCGTCAAGCGCTACGCCGCGCGCGCCGGCCTGGACCCCGCGCTCTTCTCCGGCCACTCGCTGCGCGCCGGCTTCGCCACCCAGGCCGCCCTCGGCGGCGCCAGCGCCCGCGAGATCATGCGCCAGGGCCGCTGGTCCAACCCGCGCACCGTGCACGGCTACATTCGCACCGCAAATCCCTTGGAGGACAACGCCGTCACCAAACTCGGCCTGTAA
- a CDS encoding DUF488 family protein: MATIGVYGFDGESFVQRLRDADVGLLLDVRQRRGVRGPQYAWANSRRLQATLARAGIAYEHHRELAPTTELRQLQYAEDARQGVGKRSRRELAAEYTRRYTAEILARADLTPIVSALPIGATAALLCVERDPEACHRSLIAERLAVRHAVTIEHLRPL, encoded by the coding sequence ATGGCGACGATCGGCGTCTACGGCTTCGACGGCGAATCCTTCGTGCAACGCCTGCGAGACGCAGACGTCGGTCTGCTGCTCGATGTTCGACAGCGGCGTGGTGTGCGTGGACCGCAGTACGCGTGGGCGAACTCACGGCGGTTACAGGCGACCCTCGCTCGCGCCGGGATCGCCTACGAGCATCACCGCGAACTCGCTCCCACCACCGAGCTGCGTCAACTCCAGTACGCCGAGGATGCGCGCCAGGGGGTCGGCAAGCGTTCGCGTCGGGAACTCGCCGCCGAGTACACCCGCCGCTATACCGCCGAGATCCTCGCCCGGGCCGATCTCACCCCGATCGTGTCGGCGCTGCCGATCGGCGCAACCGCGGCGCTGCTGTGCGTGGAGCGTGACCCTGAGGCCTGCCACCGTTCGCTGATCGCCGAGCGGCTGGCCGTGCGGCACGCCGTCACCATCGAACACCTGCGCCCACTGTGA
- a CDS encoding tyrosine-protein phosphatase: MNRHIEFQRLHNFRDLGGYRSADGRTVRWGRLYRSDSLGKLRDADWELFQGLGIRTVVDLRYPWEITRDGAVPEQHLFTYGNFSIEHRPYDQAGADPEIDPWRFLADKYAEVAADGFEEIRQVVELIADSDGPTVFHCTSGKDRTGLIAALLLSALDVDEDQILADFALTELATARLVADWHAAYAPRTLRWPGYGRAPAQVMRLVLADLTSTYGSPHEYLTTHSGVKDSVLTRLRDRFLEAPHA; this comes from the coding sequence GTGAACCGGCACATCGAGTTCCAGCGTCTGCACAACTTTCGCGACCTGGGCGGCTACCGATCCGCGGACGGCAGAACAGTGCGCTGGGGCCGGCTGTACCGGTCGGACTCCCTGGGCAAACTGCGGGACGCGGATTGGGAACTGTTCCAGGGCTTGGGCATTCGCACCGTGGTCGACCTGCGCTACCCGTGGGAGATCACCCGCGACGGCGCGGTGCCCGAACAGCACCTCTTCACCTACGGCAACTTCAGCATCGAGCATCGCCCCTACGATCAGGCCGGCGCCGACCCCGAAATCGACCCGTGGCGATTCCTCGCCGACAAGTACGCCGAGGTCGCCGCCGACGGATTCGAAGAGATCCGGCAGGTCGTGGAGCTCATCGCCGACAGCGACGGACCAACCGTATTCCACTGCACCTCCGGCAAGGACCGCACCGGCCTCATCGCGGCCCTGCTGCTGAGCGCCCTCGACGTCGACGAGGACCAGATCCTGGCGGACTTCGCACTCACCGAACTGGCCACCGCCCGCCTCGTCGCCGACTGGCATGCGGCCTATGCCCCGCGCACACTGCGCTGGCCCGGCTACGGTCGCGCACCGGCCCAAGTGATGCGCCTGGTCCTGGCCGACCTCACCAGTACCTACGGATCACCCCACGAGTACCTCACGACCCATTCCGGGGTGAAAGACAGCGTCCTCACCCGGCTGCGCGATCGGTTTCTCGAGGCCCCGCACGCATGA
- a CDS encoding AAA family ATPase, with product MPRDRVLPQPLVGRVAEQHALDRLLDRAKAGAGAALVLVGEPGIGKTALLDYAIERAGGMRVLRCRGVPSESDLAFAALHELLWPLLDRLDGLPPTQALALRGALGLGEPHGNQLLIGVAVLTLLADLAEEQPVLVIVDDLHLVDTASRHCLTFLARRTGEDAIAFLAATHPGTAAIADMLPTLTIAGLDTESAEQLVAQLNPALSPLRARALLRLTAGNPLALRELSRTATTNLGPAAEPQLELGPRLRAAFDADLGRLTPDQRTALLVTAAEDGADAIVAERAATRLGVPAAEWNAAVESGLMRLSDGRMVMRHPLIRAAVYDAAGPAERRAVHTALAAVFADRTVSPGLTESLMSSDPDRAAWHLAAAAEHPDEGIAATLDAVAERAWARGGQTSAARILRRAAALSPDANAAAVRLSKAARAAWDGGDVETARELLATAGERADPAVVSAAGGGLQGMFELGQGDPARARRMLVRDAESAEERFRAEIEYAALRAAWAAGESLDAAQFDALVTRDFDSGADVPPWRLPIADVAVAHGTERHALDMVDAAVERMRTDGPISWLGYTLSQRSALHFLIGRWDDALTDAAEALRLAPDFTGRKTVADSYCTLAFIAGLRGEEAAVIEFSGRTLAFSQPLRYLPVTASAQWSRGLAALSAERPDEAYALLEPISRPGDPAHHPTIELLAAADTIEAAVRSGRSDRAARHLNVLAAHAETTGADWAVAAVACSRALLEPGSDAAAHFAEAFEHAPAHRPFACARLRLLYGEWLRRNRRRSDAQEQLRSAHQTFGDFGAAPWTARAQRELAMAGDRQAGDLAEAARTAVLTPQELQVAKLAATGLTNRDIAARLLISPRTVAHHLSNVFPKLGLARREELARVDFERGFRLAL from the coding sequence ATGCCGCGTGACCGTGTCCTCCCTCAGCCGCTGGTCGGCAGAGTGGCCGAGCAGCACGCACTCGATCGGCTGCTGGACCGAGCGAAGGCGGGGGCGGGCGCAGCGCTGGTGCTGGTCGGGGAGCCCGGGATCGGTAAGACCGCGCTGTTGGACTACGCGATAGAGCGAGCCGGCGGCATGCGGGTGCTGCGCTGCCGGGGTGTGCCCAGCGAATCCGATCTGGCCTTCGCCGCCCTGCACGAACTGCTGTGGCCGCTGCTCGATCGGCTCGACGGTCTGCCGCCGACGCAGGCGCTCGCGCTGCGCGGTGCGCTCGGACTGGGTGAGCCGCACGGCAATCAGCTGCTCATCGGCGTCGCGGTGCTGACCCTGCTCGCGGACCTGGCCGAGGAACAACCGGTGCTGGTCATCGTGGACGATCTCCACCTGGTGGACACCGCCAGCCGGCACTGCCTCACCTTCCTGGCCCGCCGCACCGGGGAGGACGCGATCGCGTTTCTTGCCGCGACCCATCCGGGAACTGCCGCCATCGCCGACATGCTGCCCACCCTGACCATCGCGGGCCTCGATACCGAGAGCGCGGAACAGCTTGTCGCCCAGCTCAATCCGGCACTGAGCCCGCTGCGCGCCCGCGCCCTGCTGCGGCTCACCGCCGGAAACCCGCTCGCCCTGCGAGAGCTGAGCCGCACCGCCACAACGAACCTCGGCCCTGCGGCCGAGCCGCAACTGGAACTCGGCCCCCGCCTGCGCGCCGCCTTCGACGCCGACCTCGGCCGCCTCACCCCGGACCAGCGCACAGCACTGCTCGTCACCGCCGCCGAGGATGGCGCCGACGCGATCGTGGCCGAGCGGGCGGCCACGCGGCTGGGCGTCCCCGCCGCCGAATGGAATGCCGCCGTGGAGTCGGGCCTGATGCGCCTGAGTGACGGCCGAATGGTCATGCGCCACCCTCTGATTCGCGCCGCCGTCTACGACGCTGCCGGCCCGGCCGAGCGCCGGGCAGTCCACACGGCACTGGCCGCGGTCTTCGCCGACCGCACGGTGTCGCCCGGACTGACGGAATCACTCATGAGCTCCGATCCGGATCGTGCGGCGTGGCATCTCGCCGCGGCGGCAGAGCATCCGGACGAGGGCATCGCCGCGACGCTGGATGCCGTGGCCGAACGGGCCTGGGCGCGAGGTGGGCAGACTTCGGCCGCACGGATTCTGCGGCGGGCCGCTGCGCTGTCACCGGACGCGAACGCCGCCGCCGTACGACTTTCCAAGGCTGCGCGTGCGGCATGGGACGGGGGTGATGTGGAAACTGCCCGCGAGTTGCTCGCCACCGCCGGTGAACGTGCGGACCCCGCGGTGGTCTCAGCCGCGGGTGGGGGATTGCAGGGAATGTTCGAGCTCGGGCAGGGAGATCCGGCGCGGGCGCGGCGGATGCTGGTGCGGGACGCCGAGAGCGCCGAGGAGCGCTTCCGGGCCGAGATCGAGTACGCGGCCTTGCGTGCGGCGTGGGCGGCCGGTGAATCGCTCGACGCCGCGCAGTTCGACGCGCTGGTGACTCGCGACTTCGACTCGGGTGCGGACGTGCCGCCGTGGCGGTTGCCGATTGCCGATGTCGCTGTCGCGCACGGCACCGAGCGGCATGCGCTGGACATGGTCGACGCCGCCGTGGAGCGCATGCGCACCGACGGGCCGATCAGCTGGCTGGGCTACACGCTCAGTCAGCGGTCGGCGCTACACTTCCTCATCGGGCGGTGGGACGACGCGCTGACCGATGCGGCCGAAGCCCTGCGTCTCGCACCGGATTTCACCGGCCGCAAGACCGTCGCCGACAGCTACTGCACACTGGCATTCATTGCGGGATTGCGCGGCGAGGAGGCCGCGGTCATCGAATTCAGTGGCCGCACGCTGGCGTTCTCGCAGCCGCTGCGCTATCTCCCGGTGACCGCCTCGGCGCAGTGGAGTCGCGGGCTCGCGGCTCTGAGCGCGGAGCGACCGGACGAAGCCTACGCCCTGCTCGAGCCGATCTCGAGGCCCGGCGATCCGGCGCATCACCCCACGATCGAGCTGCTGGCGGCCGCCGACACGATCGAGGCCGCGGTCCGGTCCGGCCGCTCCGACCGCGCCGCCCGGCACCTGAATGTGCTTGCCGCCCACGCGGAGACCACCGGAGCGGACTGGGCGGTCGCCGCCGTGGCGTGCAGCCGGGCGCTGCTGGAGCCCGGCTCGGACGCCGCCGCGCACTTCGCCGAGGCGTTCGAGCACGCACCCGCGCACCGGCCCTTCGCCTGCGCGCGGCTGCGACTGCTGTACGGCGAGTGGTTGCGCCGCAATCGTCGCCGCAGCGACGCCCAGGAGCAATTGCGCTCGGCGCACCAGACTTTCGGTGACTTCGGCGCGGCGCCCTGGACCGCGCGCGCCCAACGGGAATTGGCGATGGCGGGCGACCGTCAGGCAGGTGATCTCGCCGAGGCCGCCCGCACCGCGGTATTGACGCCACAGGAATTGCAGGTTGCCAAACTGGCGGCCACGGGTTTGACGAATCGCGACATCGCCGCGCGCCTGCTGATCAGTCCGCGCACCGTCGCGCACCACCTTTCCAATGTCTTCCCGAAACTCGGATTGGCGCGTCGTGAGGAACTGGCCAGGGTCGATTTCGAGCGCGGGTTCCGTTTGGCGTTGTGA
- a CDS encoding LuxR C-terminal-related transcriptional regulator, producing the protein MTTSQRTTNCPRSALERTAPGRIPAPHCEPIARPELDSRFAPIPSATGAHIVQIWTPAGSGKTVLLHDWLQRRLAARPDTAVAWLTMTEVYDRDPSTWHPVAESLTEVLGLPTPPPGTVKPVHYMALLTDALLTRTTPTVLILDDAHLLTNPLLLVAVEYLIRYAPPTVTIVLAGRYEIALRWHSLNAQRRVTRIGAEDLTLTGTQAAQLFRQHGCEIPDGDLDAVMALTHGWAALVRIAAIRMEAAECDHAAALAELARPAQPVVDFLIGDVLTDLPWRSFEFLMRTSVPDHFTEDLADVLHGSRAHEILDELASHGVPLTRTAHEGTLWFTYHPLLRSYLLAEIERRDEAEVARLRLITARWLSAAGRSVAALSYLLRLDDDTYLRGFLREHGLGLVLDGHGALLFAELAEAGTPLIDDAFVWRLRAVHALTRGEDGHARTYANFAAEQPGACSALVPPEWLEVLDVAITADTAIAGGTGIAVIDPPDTLSPTGNPDVDCYVCVQSGAAMLLQGRFDRAAAQLTTGLTLSEHFARPRLTLQAMTRLAIACGYAGAITEMRTRSDQAIEFARQHDLVESPDTQRARVAACIARYIQGDDWATDIVGDPSDIDSVPPGMPVDGLPTGVDWQLLATVAATDKHAAVRRLRFSLRNLLHRHPMPAVGVGLLLTATTGILVRLHEFRAAEELLTLAEPVIGEIPGFVIARALATDAAQKPRSTRALLEPVLHGDAPIHPINAVTGWLLYADALHRLGMPSKAVEALDTALRLSQPERVLRPWLNLPVAIELLDTYAGRFGPGDEFADLLRHHPAAQRADAAPALTESEMIVLKHLPSGRTGGQIAADLGVSINTVKTHLRGLYTKLRANSRAEAVARARVVGLL; encoded by the coding sequence GTGACCACCTCACAACGAACGACGAACTGTCCTCGCTCGGCTCTCGAACGCACTGCACCGGGACGTATTCCGGCACCGCACTGCGAACCCATCGCACGACCGGAGCTCGACTCGCGCTTCGCTCCGATCCCCTCGGCGACGGGCGCGCACATCGTCCAGATCTGGACGCCCGCCGGTAGCGGAAAGACGGTCCTGCTCCACGATTGGCTGCAACGGCGGCTGGCTGCCCGCCCCGATACGGCCGTCGCCTGGTTGACCATGACCGAGGTCTACGACCGCGATCCCAGCACCTGGCATCCGGTCGCCGAATCCCTCACCGAGGTGCTCGGCCTGCCGACGCCGCCGCCCGGCACGGTCAAACCGGTGCACTACATGGCGCTGCTGACCGACGCCCTGCTCACCCGCACGACCCCGACCGTGCTGATCCTCGACGACGCGCACCTGCTCACGAACCCGCTGTTGCTGGTGGCCGTCGAGTACCTGATTCGCTATGCGCCGCCCACCGTGACCATCGTGCTCGCCGGGCGATACGAGATCGCGTTGCGCTGGCACAGTCTCAATGCGCAGCGCCGCGTCACCCGCATCGGCGCCGAGGACCTCACCCTCACCGGAACCCAAGCGGCGCAACTGTTCCGGCAGCACGGCTGCGAGATACCCGACGGTGATCTGGATGCCGTCATGGCGCTGACGCACGGCTGGGCCGCACTGGTGCGCATCGCGGCCATCCGCATGGAGGCCGCCGAGTGCGATCACGCCGCGGCGCTGGCGGAGCTGGCTCGACCGGCCCAGCCCGTCGTGGACTTCCTGATCGGCGACGTGCTCACCGACCTGCCCTGGCGCAGTTTCGAATTCCTCATGCGCACCAGCGTTCCCGACCATTTCACCGAGGATCTGGCCGATGTCCTGCACGGCTCGCGCGCACACGAGATCCTCGACGAACTGGCCTCCCACGGTGTTCCGCTGACCCGGACCGCGCACGAGGGCACGCTGTGGTTCACCTACCATCCGCTGCTGCGGTCCTACCTGCTGGCCGAAATCGAACGCCGCGACGAGGCCGAGGTGGCGCGGTTACGGCTGATCACCGCCCGATGGCTCAGTGCCGCAGGCAGGTCCGTGGCGGCGCTGTCCTATCTGCTGCGGCTCGACGACGACACCTACCTGCGGGGCTTCCTGCGCGAGCATGGTCTCGGGCTGGTGCTCGACGGCCACGGCGCGCTGCTGTTCGCCGAATTGGCCGAGGCCGGAACGCCTTTGATCGACGATGCGTTCGTGTGGCGGCTGCGTGCTGTGCACGCGCTCACCCGGGGCGAGGACGGTCACGCCCGCACCTATGCGAACTTCGCTGCCGAGCAGCCGGGCGCGTGCTCGGCCCTGGTTCCGCCCGAGTGGCTGGAGGTGCTGGATGTCGCGATCACCGCCGACACCGCCATCGCGGGCGGCACCGGCATCGCGGTCATCGATCCGCCGGATACGCTCTCGCCCACCGGGAATCCCGATGTCGACTGCTATGTGTGCGTGCAATCGGGCGCCGCGATGCTCCTGCAAGGCCGATTCGACCGTGCCGCAGCGCAATTGACCACCGGCCTCACGCTCTCCGAGCATTTCGCCCGGCCCCGCCTGACCCTGCAGGCGATGACCCGGCTCGCCATCGCCTGCGGATACGCGGGCGCGATCACCGAAATGCGCACGCGCTCCGACCAAGCCATCGAATTCGCCCGCCAGCACGACCTTGTGGAGTCCCCGGACACCCAGCGGGCCCGGGTCGCCGCCTGCATCGCCCGCTATATCCAGGGCGACGACTGGGCGACCGACATTGTCGGCGACCCCTCCGATATCGATAGCGTGCCACCGGGCATGCCGGTCGACGGCCTGCCCACCGGGGTCGACTGGCAGCTGCTGGCCACCGTCGCGGCCACCGACAAGCACGCCGCGGTCCGCCGCCTGCGCTTCAGCCTGAGGAATCTGCTGCACCGGCACCCGATGCCCGCCGTCGGCGTCGGCCTGCTGCTCACCGCCACGACCGGAATCCTGGTGCGGCTGCACGAGTTCCGGGCGGCCGAGGAACTGCTGACCCTCGCCGAACCGGTGATCGGGGAGATTCCCGGCTTCGTGATCGCGCGGGCCCTCGCCACCGATGCCGCCCAGAAACCCCGGTCGACCCGTGCTCTCCTGGAACCGGTGCTGCACGGCGACGCACCCATACACCCGATCAACGCCGTCACCGGCTGGCTGCTCTACGCCGACGCCCTGCATCGCCTGGGCATGCCGTCCAAAGCGGTCGAGGCGCTCGACACCGCCCTGCGCCTCTCCCAGCCCGAACGCGTGCTGCGTCCTTGGCTGAACCTCCCGGTCGCGATCGAACTCCTCGACACCTACGCCGGCCGCTTCGGTCCAGGCGACGAATTCGCGGACCTGCTGCGCCACCACCCGGCGGCCCAGCGGGCCGACGCCGCGCCCGCCCTGACCGAATCGGAAATGATTGTGCTCAAACATCTTCCGTCCGGGCGCACCGGCGGCCAGATCGCCGCGGACCTCGGCGTCTCGATCAATACCGTCAAGACGCACCTGCGCGGCCTGTACACGAAACTGCGGGCCAACAGCCGCGCCGAAGCGGTCGCGCGAGCCCGAGTGGTCGGCCTGCTGTGA